Proteins encoded by one window of Armatimonadota bacterium:
- the hutU gene encoding urocanate hydratase, translating into MTLAGPPRRLRAPRGTALSCRGWPQEAALRMLLNTLDPEVAEKPEELIVYGGTGRAARNWAAFDAIVRSLQELAGDETLLVQSGKPVGIFRTHEWAPRVLISNTMLVPAWATWETFWELEALGLMMYGQMTAGSWIYIGTQGILQGTYETFAAVARRHFGGSLRGRTVLTAGLGGMGGAQPMAVTMNEGVALVVEVDPARIHRRLAAGWLDHATDNLDEALRQITEARRSGTPLSVGLLGNAAEVFPELVRRGVRFDVVTDQTSAHDPLGGYIPEGVTAEEAPQLRRDHPEEYVRRSRASMVRHCEAMVQMSRRGSVVFDYGNNLRGQAKAAGFADAFAYPGFVQAYIRPLFCEGKGPFRWVALSGDPKDILRTDQAVLELFPQDEPLARWIRLAEQRVPFQGLPARICWLGYGERARAGLAFNDLVRSGALQAPIVIGRDHLDSGSVASPYRETEGMRDSSDAVADWPILNALLNTSAGATWVAVHHGGGVGIGYSIHAGQVVIADGTPLGAQKLERVLTTDPGSGVMRHADAGYPEAIAAARRHGLRIPMLGD; encoded by the coding sequence ATGACCCTGGCCGGTCCTCCCCGCCGCCTCCGCGCCCCCCGGGGGACGGCCCTGAGCTGTCGCGGCTGGCCCCAGGAGGCGGCGCTGCGGATGCTGCTGAACACCCTCGACCCCGAGGTGGCCGAGAAGCCGGAGGAGCTCATCGTCTACGGGGGGACAGGGCGGGCCGCCCGCAACTGGGCGGCCTTCGACGCCATCGTCCGCAGCCTGCAGGAACTCGCCGGGGACGAGACGCTGCTGGTGCAGTCGGGCAAACCGGTGGGCATCTTCCGCACCCACGAGTGGGCGCCGCGGGTGCTGATCAGCAACACCATGCTGGTGCCGGCCTGGGCCACCTGGGAGACGTTCTGGGAGCTGGAGGCCTTGGGCCTGATGATGTACGGTCAGATGACCGCAGGGTCGTGGATCTACATCGGCACCCAGGGCATCCTCCAGGGTACCTACGAGACCTTTGCCGCGGTGGCCCGCCGGCATTTCGGGGGCAGCCTTCGGGGGCGCACCGTGCTCACGGCGGGATTGGGCGGGATGGGCGGGGCGCAGCCCATGGCCGTGACGATGAACGAGGGCGTCGCCCTGGTCGTGGAGGTCGATCCGGCCCGGATCCACCGCAGGCTGGCCGCGGGATGGCTGGATCATGCAACCGACAACCTGGACGAAGCGTTGCGGCAGATCACAGAAGCACGCCGCAGCGGAACCCCGCTGTCTGTCGGGCTGCTCGGGAACGCTGCGGAGGTGTTCCCCGAACTGGTCCGTCGCGGCGTGCGATTTGACGTGGTGACCGACCAGACCTCGGCCCACGATCCGCTCGGCGGCTACATCCCGGAAGGGGTGACGGCGGAAGAGGCCCCGCAGCTGCGGCGCGATCATCCCGAGGAGTACGTGCGCCGCTCCCGGGCCTCCATGGTCCGTCACTGCGAGGCGATGGTCCAGATGAGCCGCCGGGGGAGCGTCGTGTTCGACTACGGAAACAACCTGCGCGGGCAGGCCAAAGCCGCGGGCTTCGCCGACGCCTTCGCCTACCCGGGGTTCGTGCAGGCGTACATCCGGCCGTTGTTCTGCGAGGGGAAGGGCCCCTTTCGCTGGGTGGCGCTCTCCGGCGACCCGAAGGACATCCTCCGCACGGATCAGGCCGTCCTGGAGCTCTTCCCGCAGGACGAACCGCTGGCGCGCTGGATCCGGCTGGCGGAGCAGCGCGTTCCGTTCCAGGGGCTCCCGGCGCGGATCTGCTGGCTCGGGTATGGCGAACGGGCGCGGGCGGGACTGGCCTTCAACGATCTGGTCCGGTCGGGCGCGCTGCAGGCGCCCATCGTCATCGGCCGGGACCACCTGGACAGCGGCTCCGTGGCCTCGCCCTACCGCGAGACCGAGGGCATGCGCGACAGCTCCGACGCCGTGGCCGACTGGCCGATCCTCAACGCCCTCCTCAATACCAGCGCCGGAGCCACCTGGGTGGCCGTCCATCACGGCGGCGGGGTGGGCATCGGATACTCCATCCACGCCGGCCAGGTGGTCATCGCCGACGGCACCCCCCTGGGGGCGCAGAAGCTGGAGCGGGTGCTGACCACTGATCCCGGGTCCGGCGTGATGCGGCATGCCGACGCCGGTTATCCGGAGGCCATCGCCGCCGCCCGGCGGCACGGGCTGCGGATCCCCATGCTGGGGGACTAA
- a CDS encoding ASCH domain-containing protein codes for MFALNFYSSVFAEQLRDGRKSATIRLGDKRDKYQEGQIVWLTVGQRFGTRKKIAAAVIDRIEVKPLHSVTPREIQRDNPSLRSHDELVDFLAKIYGRKISAEDTVTVIHFSRIDEFPAV; via the coding sequence GTGTTCGCACTCAACTTCTATTCATCCGTGTTCGCCGAGCAGCTGCGCGACGGGCGCAAGTCCGCGACGATTCGGCTGGGCGACAAGCGGGACAAGTACCAGGAAGGGCAGATTGTCTGGCTCACCGTGGGCCAGCGGTTCGGCACGCGGAAGAAGATTGCCGCCGCGGTGATCGACCGCATCGAGGTGAAACCGCTGCACTCGGTGACTCCGCGGGAGATCCAGCGGGACAATCCGTCGCTGCGCAGCCACGACGAGCTGGTGGACTTCCTGGCCAAGATCTACGGCCGGAAGATTTCCGCGGAGGACACGGTGACGGTCATTCACTTCTCCCGGATTGACGAGTTCCCCGCCGTATGA
- a CDS encoding Gfo/Idh/MocA family oxidoreductase, translating into MTRLRIGVIGTGFGSQVQIPAFRAHPRAAVVAVASATPGKAAAVARRFDIPYAFDRWEELIEADLDLVSVTPQPVWHYPMSLAAMDRGRHVLCEKPMAMNTAEAVEMLAHAERAGIIHAIDHELRFNPNRRKIKTLIDDGFLGRPRHALITVVSGGRADPARPWTWWADASQGGGLLGAQASHQIDLLRFYLGEITGVSGVTETFIRERPVPGGTRPVTSEDFTTFALHFASGAVATVLLSVVAAHAEGPRIELWGDEGSLRLDGQERLWGARKGGEWRELTEPETLTAPPGMDYPSLWGLSFVRFADHLIAAILDHSPLAPAATFADGLAVQRVLDVIRQSRWSAPAR; encoded by the coding sequence ATGACCCGCCTGCGCATCGGCGTCATCGGCACGGGGTTCGGCAGCCAGGTCCAGATCCCGGCCTTCCGGGCGCATCCGCGGGCCGCGGTCGTCGCCGTGGCCAGCGCCACGCCGGGCAAGGCTGCCGCAGTGGCCCGACGGTTCGACATCCCCTACGCCTTCGACCGGTGGGAGGAGCTGATCGAGGCGGACCTCGATCTCGTCAGTGTCACCCCCCAGCCGGTCTGGCACTATCCCATGTCGCTGGCCGCCATGGACCGCGGCCGGCATGTCCTCTGCGAGAAACCGATGGCCATGAACACCGCGGAGGCGGTGGAGATGCTGGCCCATGCGGAGCGTGCCGGCATCATCCACGCCATCGATCACGAACTGCGCTTCAACCCCAACCGCCGGAAGATCAAAACGCTCATCGATGACGGGTTCCTGGGCCGGCCGCGCCACGCGTTGATCACGGTGGTCAGCGGCGGCCGGGCCGATCCCGCCCGGCCCTGGACCTGGTGGGCGGACGCCTCGCAGGGAGGAGGCCTGCTGGGCGCCCAGGCCTCGCATCAGATCGACCTGTTGCGGTTCTATCTCGGCGAGATCACCGGCGTGTCCGGGGTGACGGAGACCTTCATCCGCGAGCGTCCGGTTCCCGGGGGCACGCGCCCGGTGACCTCCGAAGACTTCACCACCTTTGCCCTGCACTTTGCCTCGGGCGCGGTGGCCACGGTGCTGCTCAGCGTCGTGGCCGCGCATGCCGAGGGTCCGCGCATTGAGCTGTGGGGCGACGAGGGGAGCCTGCGGCTGGACGGCCAGGAGCGGCTGTGGGGGGCGCGGAAAGGCGGGGAGTGGCGGGAACTCACCGAGCCCGAGACGCTGACGGCCCCGCCCGGGATGGACTACCCGTCACTGTGGGGTCTGTCCTTCGTGCGGTTTGCGGACCACCTGATTGCGGCGATCCTGGACCACTCGCCGCTCGCCCCGGCCGCCACCTTCGCCGACGGGCTCGCAGTCCAGCGGGTGCTGGACGTCATCCGGCAGTCGCGGTGGAGCGCGCCGGCCCGATGA
- a CDS encoding metallopeptidase TldD-related protein, with amino-acid sequence MTPEEARRYVLARARERGVAAEVLAELGRELTARAHQRRLEQLTQAVRGGVGVRVVVAGRTGYAYSEELTPEALDWMLQEAIDNAGLQSETGGFLPAGRATPHRNLVGQALQGSLEAKIQMAIGLESTIREDARVKQVLYASYAEREWEVAVASTEGAEGSYRRGVAGLIASLVMQDGASRKQGFDDEWATGVAALEPGRTALEMTERTGRLLGAKPLPTGKYRAYLEPKAAAALLAAFSPMWNGKQVAEGKSPLAGRLGEAIASPLLTLIDDPLLPDGLASRPVDAEGTPAQKTVLVQSGVLTSYLTNSETARTLGLQNTGHAWRTYRGILGVAPSNLYVAPGQGVTLADGVIVSEVMGVHAGTNPITGEFSVQALGLRVEDGAIAYPVENFAIAGSFLALMRQITALGSELKWEYAGRIAYGVPMIEVSELTFAGA; translated from the coding sequence GTGACGCCGGAAGAGGCCCGCCGCTACGTCCTGGCCAGAGCCCGGGAACGCGGCGTGGCCGCGGAGGTGCTGGCTGAGCTCGGCCGGGAGCTCACCGCCCGCGCCCACCAGCGACGGCTGGAGCAGCTCACCCAGGCGGTGCGGGGCGGAGTCGGCGTGCGTGTCGTGGTCGCCGGCCGGACCGGATACGCCTACAGCGAGGAACTCACGCCCGAGGCCCTGGACTGGATGCTGCAGGAGGCCATCGACAACGCCGGCCTGCAGTCCGAGACGGGCGGGTTCCTCCCTGCTGGCCGGGCCACCCCGCACAGGAACCTGGTCGGCCAGGCCCTGCAGGGGTCGCTGGAGGCCAAGATCCAGATGGCGATCGGCCTGGAGAGCACGATCCGCGAGGACGCCCGGGTGAAGCAGGTCCTCTACGCCTCCTACGCCGAGCGAGAGTGGGAGGTCGCCGTCGCCTCGACGGAGGGCGCGGAGGGATCGTACCGGCGCGGCGTCGCCGGGCTGATTGCCTCCCTGGTGATGCAGGACGGCGCCAGCCGCAAGCAGGGGTTCGACGACGAGTGGGCCACGGGCGTCGCCGCGCTGGAGCCGGGCCGGACGGCCCTGGAGATGACGGAGCGCACCGGCCGGTTGCTCGGGGCGAAACCGCTGCCCACGGGGAAGTACCGGGCGTATCTGGAGCCGAAGGCCGCGGCGGCGCTGCTGGCCGCCTTCAGCCCGATGTGGAACGGCAAGCAGGTCGCGGAGGGCAAGAGCCCGCTGGCCGGACGGCTCGGCGAAGCGATCGCTTCGCCCCTGCTGACCCTGATCGACGATCCCCTGCTGCCGGACGGACTGGCCAGCCGCCCCGTGGATGCGGAGGGCACCCCGGCGCAGAAAACGGTGCTGGTCCAGAGCGGCGTGCTCACCTCCTACCTGACGAACTCGGAGACGGCCCGGACGCTCGGGCTGCAGAACACCGGCCACGCCTGGCGCACCTACCGCGGCATCCTGGGGGTGGCCCCGAGCAACCTGTACGTCGCACCGGGTCAGGGCGTGACCCTCGCCGACGGCGTTATCGTGTCCGAGGTGATGGGGGTGCACGCCGGCACGAATCCGATCACCGGCGAATTCTCCGTTCAGGCGCTCGGGCTGCGGGTGGAGGACGGTGCGATCGCCTATCCGGTCGAGAACTTCGCGATCGCCGGAAGCTTCCTCGCGCTCATGCGCCAGATCACCGCCCTGGGGTCGGAGCTGAAGTGGGAGTACGCCGGACGGATCGCCTACGGCGTGCCCATGATCGAGGTATCGGAGCTGACCTTCGCCGGGGCCTGA
- a CDS encoding TldD/PmbA family protein, with amino-acid sequence MLAEALVADVLARARRGGASFAELYVERWKRRALRVLNGEVKEATSGREYGAGLRLFYGTEVAYAYTNDLTPQGLHDAVEYLVRAKGTAGRVDHRGAGGVDFRRAAAAGLHLPQVPHDDQPRRYRLDRLREADAGARVAPEIVQVEGTLQEWEQDVLVANSDGTWTEDHRVRTRLSVTAIAQDGRTVQTGVAWEGLSVGLELFDHHPPREVGRRAGTQALTNLRAHPAPAGTMPVVLGNGFGGVIFHEAVGHLLETTSVAKKASVLSEMIGEQVASPVVTYVDDGTIPHGWGSSEFDDEGAPTQRTVLIERGVLKSYMVDRWGSLLTGYAPTGSGRRQDYTFAPTSRMRNTFITAGDTPLEALFRQVDDGLYARAFRGGQVRPGSGEYNFGVQEAYRIRRGQIAEPVRGAMLVGKGPETLRRIVAVSTDLRTGSGMCGSLSGSIPAEVGQPHVLVSELVVGGEST; translated from the coding sequence ATGCTGGCTGAGGCCCTGGTCGCCGACGTCCTGGCCCGCGCGCGGAGAGGCGGCGCCTCCTTCGCCGAACTCTACGTGGAGCGGTGGAAACGCCGCGCGCTGCGGGTGCTCAACGGCGAGGTCAAGGAGGCGACCAGCGGCCGCGAGTACGGCGCCGGCCTGCGTCTCTTCTACGGCACCGAGGTGGCCTACGCCTACACGAACGACCTCACGCCTCAGGGGCTGCATGATGCCGTGGAGTATCTTGTTCGGGCCAAGGGTACCGCCGGTCGGGTGGACCACCGCGGGGCCGGCGGGGTGGACTTCCGCAGGGCCGCGGCCGCGGGACTGCACCTGCCGCAGGTGCCGCATGACGACCAGCCCAGACGGTACCGTCTGGATCGGCTGCGCGAGGCCGACGCGGGGGCACGGGTGGCCCCGGAGATCGTCCAGGTCGAGGGCACCCTGCAGGAGTGGGAGCAGGATGTCCTGGTGGCCAACTCCGACGGCACCTGGACGGAAGACCATCGGGTCCGCACCCGCCTCTCCGTCACGGCCATCGCGCAGGATGGCCGGACCGTCCAGACGGGGGTGGCCTGGGAAGGGTTGAGCGTCGGGCTCGAGCTCTTCGACCACCATCCGCCCCGGGAGGTGGGACGACGTGCAGGGACGCAGGCCCTGACCAATCTGCGGGCGCACCCGGCGCCGGCCGGAACGATGCCGGTGGTCCTGGGCAACGGCTTCGGCGGCGTGATCTTCCACGAAGCCGTGGGGCACCTGCTGGAGACCACCTCCGTGGCCAAGAAGGCCTCGGTCCTTTCGGAGATGATCGGAGAGCAGGTGGCCAGCCCGGTCGTGACCTATGTCGACGACGGCACGATCCCCCACGGCTGGGGCAGCAGCGAGTTCGACGACGAGGGCGCCCCGACACAGCGGACGGTCCTGATCGAGCGCGGCGTGCTGAAGAGCTACATGGTGGACCGCTGGGGGTCGTTGCTCACCGGGTACGCCCCAACCGGGTCGGGGCGCCGCCAGGACTACACCTTCGCCCCCACCTCCCGGATGCGGAACACCTTCATCACCGCGGGCGACACGCCGCTGGAGGCGTTGTTCCGGCAGGTGGACGACGGGCTCTACGCCAGGGCCTTTCGCGGCGGTCAGGTGAGGCCCGGCTCCGGAGAGTACAACTTCGGCGTGCAGGAGGCGTATCGGATCCGCCGCGGACAGATCGCGGAGCCTGTGCGGGGCGCCATGCTGGTCGGGAAGGGTCCGGAGACACTGCGGCGGATCGTCGCCGTCTCCACGGATCTGCGGACCGGATCGGGGATGTGCGGCAGCCTCTCCGGGTCCATCCCCGCGGAGGTCGGGCAACCCCATGTGCTGGTCTCGGAGCTCGTGGTCGGAGGCGAGAGCACGTGA
- a CDS encoding RNA 2'-phosphotransferase: protein MRSPGRPSSQERDDRLSRFLALILRHKPESVGITLDAAGFVELEMLAAAIAGQPGWAWVTAEAIRRLAGRDVRRYELVEGRIRARYGHTVPIETPGTPVVPPEWLYHGAPAALLDHLRTVGLHPQDRQFVHLSATRQEALVVARRHSADAVVITVLARRAAEAGVTFYQAGPSLYLTRSVPPEFLRLPNPEESA, encoded by the coding sequence ATGCGATCGCCGGGCCGCCCGTCGAGCCAGGAGCGGGACGACCGGCTGAGCCGCTTCCTTGCGCTCATCCTCCGCCACAAGCCCGAGAGCGTGGGGATCACGCTCGATGCCGCAGGATTCGTCGAACTCGAGATGCTGGCCGCCGCGATCGCCGGTCAACCCGGGTGGGCCTGGGTCACCGCCGAAGCCATCCGCCGGCTGGCCGGGCGAGACGTCCGCCGCTACGAACTGGTCGAAGGACGCATCCGGGCCCGCTACGGGCACACCGTCCCCATCGAGACGCCGGGGACTCCCGTGGTACCGCCCGAGTGGCTGTACCACGGCGCGCCGGCGGCGCTGCTCGACCACCTGCGCACGGTGGGGCTGCATCCTCAGGACCGCCAGTTCGTGCACCTCTCGGCGACGCGGCAGGAGGCGCTGGTGGTCGCCCGCCGGCACAGCGCCGACGCCGTGGTCATCACGGTGCTGGCGCGCCGGGCCGCCGAGGCCGGCGTCACCTTCTACCAGGCCGGCCCCTCCCTCTACCTGACCCGCAGCGTGCCGCCGGAGTTCCTCCGTCTTCCCAACCCCGAGGAGAGCGCATAG
- the ftcD gene encoding glutamate formimidoyltransferase: protein MARIVECVPNFSEGRREEIVQALAGAVRDTAGVRLLDVQADPSHNRCVLSFVGDLEAVRAAALAAAARAVELIDMNRHQGEHPRIGAVDVIPLVPIAGVSMEECVAAARALGREIWERLRLPVYFYAEAALRPERKRLPEIRKGEYEGLKEKLADPLWAPDVGEPVPHPTAGVTVVGARRPLIAYNINLTTTDVEVARRIARAVRESSGGLVNVQAMGVRAASGQAQVSMNLLDHTTTPVHRAFELVRVEASRYGADILESEVVGLIPLDAVADVARHYLRLRGFDRAQILEAKLME, encoded by the coding sequence GTGGCGCGGATCGTGGAGTGCGTGCCGAATTTCAGCGAGGGCCGGCGGGAGGAGATCGTCCAGGCGCTGGCCGGGGCGGTCCGCGATACGGCGGGGGTGCGGCTGCTGGACGTCCAGGCCGACCCCAGCCACAACCGCTGTGTGCTCTCCTTCGTCGGCGACCTGGAGGCGGTGCGGGCCGCGGCGCTGGCCGCCGCGGCCCGCGCCGTCGAGCTCATCGACATGAACCGGCACCAGGGCGAGCATCCCCGTATCGGGGCGGTGGATGTGATTCCGCTGGTGCCGATCGCCGGTGTCTCCATGGAGGAGTGTGTGGCCGCGGCGCGGGCGCTGGGCCGAGAGATCTGGGAGCGCCTGCGCCTTCCCGTCTACTTCTACGCCGAGGCCGCCCTGCGGCCGGAGCGGAAGCGGTTGCCGGAGATCCGCAAAGGGGAGTACGAGGGCCTGAAAGAGAAGCTCGCCGACCCCCTCTGGGCGCCCGATGTCGGGGAGCCGGTACCCCACCCCACCGCGGGGGTGACCGTGGTCGGAGCCCGCCGGCCCCTCATCGCCTACAACATCAACCTGACCACCACCGACGTCGAGGTGGCCCGCCGGATCGCCCGGGCCGTCCGTGAGAGCAGCGGCGGGCTGGTGAACGTGCAGGCCATGGGAGTCCGGGCCGCGTCCGGCCAGGCGCAGGTGTCCATGAATCTCCTCGACCACACGACGACACCCGTCCACCGGGCCTTCGAACTGGTGCGCGTGGAGGCGTCGCGCTACGGCGCCGACATCCTGGAGAGCGAGGTCGTCGGACTCATCCCGCTCGATGCGGTCGCCGACGTCGCCCGTCACTACCTTCGCCTGCGCGGGTTCGACCGGGCGCAGATCCTGGAAGCCAAGCTGATGGAGTGA